The genomic DNA CTCAAATTGTTAAAATAGGTCACAATGTTGTCATAATCCCAGCAATAATAAGTTGTCATGTAAACTTGCATGCTTTTGCAAGAACATCACTGAGCacagatgaagagaaatgtctggaaatatgaaacaaatctcattgtattaatattaactTAAGTTGGGAGGTAGTTTGTTGATAAAGTGGTAGTAATTTATTGTTGTAGTTGGTAAGGAAATCCTCAATGAAAGTAATTTGTTTAGACATAGTTAAAACATTCATTTGACTAATCAATTTGAGGAAGTAGCTCTTCCTCGACAGCTACTTCCGCTAGAGGAAGTGATTATTCCTTATTAAAAagtatatttgtaaaatgtacaaAGATGCAAATAAACAGCCTTTTCAAAAGACCATAACATGGTAGATAAACAACTGATCATTTCTTagtcaataaaaaatgttatacaaaaaaaagactgcaaCACTGTGAAACAGCTCCTCACTACTCGTGTTGCCTTACTGTGCTGGGGGTCTGCGCATGGCGGCAGGCGGCTGCGTCGGATCTGCTGCCTGCGCAGACGGATCTTCTGTTTGAGCTGCTGAATCTCACAGTCGCTGTCtacctcctcctcgccctcctcctgaCGCCGCATGTTGTACTTCATCAGCTCGATGGCAGCAATAAGGGACTCTGAAATGCTAAAATGAGCATTTTCCTGCAGAACAAAGAGAATTACGAATCCATCAGAGACAAGACTTTCAACACTGCACTCTTCTAAACCATAATTTATTCATCACACATTTGGCAGAATTTTAACAAAGCACTTTGAACTGCCTTAATTTGAACAAAAAGTGTATATAATCAGAGTTTGACTAATTAGTGATTAACTTATTGCATTAGTCATGTGTTAACATGGACCCTGACCTTCTCAAGGTCAGCACAGCTGCCAAAGTCCTGCTCTGACAGGTAGCTGATGAGGCTCTGGCCCTCTGACGGCTTCCTGAACATCCCATCGGGAACACTGTTGTACTGGGATCCATCTGAAGAGACAAAAACCATGTACACAGAAAATACATcaatagacaaacagaaacagTAAATAAACATTGTGTTACCTGCAcgtaagtgtgtgtttctgttggatTGGTAATGTACTCTGTTACAGCTTAAGCTTGCCAAAAGCCAACTGCATGCTGTCAGAGTATGTCATTATATAATCCATAAAATCCCAATAACAcgtatacgcacacacacacgcacccttTCTATGACCTTCCTGCTCAGGTCCAGAGTGTCACAGCTATGGACCAGCTGACTCACTTGCTATATTCACATTCAGGAACATGTCATGTCAGCTTTCCTGTTTAACTTCCTTCCGTATTTAACTTTGCTGTGGACTTTCTCTGGCTCAAATATTCCTTAAATAAAATCCAACAATCACAGAATAAGAGCAAAGCCCTTTTTACTATTGCACTAATTTTTAAGCTGCAACATAAGTGTAAAAGCAGAAAACTCACGAGACTCCATGTAGAGGGAACTGGGAGAGCTGGCATCTTTACACTGAGGTGAGAAAGGGCTGTAGTTCTTGATGCAGCAGTCGTCCCCTGCTGATTCTGAGACAAATAGTCCATGTTAAGTGCCTTTTTTCAACCAAATGACAGAGTGACTAATATAAAAAGGCAGAATTATTTGAGATTGATGGGAACATGAGTCACCATTTATACACAAAGCAGGTTAAAAGCTGATTTTAtcattgtttttctgtcaaACAATCAGTCAAATCTATGCAGATGGTTCACTTTTCTGCATGCAGAAACAAAGACATGACTGCTGACCTTTGTCAATGTAATGACTTGAATTAGGAATGTACAGATTCAGAAATCTGAGTGAAACATGATGTATACACATACAAGTAAACACCTGCTTTGAGATTTACACTTTGTTACATTATAGAGAGAACATTCTAAttggcaatatatatatatatatatatatatatatatatatatatatataaaaaatgataCTTTTAACAACACTAATCGGAGAACATTCTAAttggcaatatatatatatatatatatatatatatatatatatatatatatatatatatatatatatatatatataaaaaaaatgatacttTTAACAACACTAATCGGTTATGACAAATGCGTGCACGGGCATGAACACAACAATGGAAGGGGTCATTCATGGCCTCATCACATCAATTTGACCTGAGTAACGATCCAAAAccattaagaaaagaaaaaaagacatcaaagaTAAAAAGCACATGTTAGGAGCTGAAGGCAAGACTTGAAATGAGAGGGACGGAAAGAGTTTATCAGCAtgcaaagtaaaaagaaaagaaaagaggggtaTAGTGATGGAGCACAGTGGAACTGCACTGCCAACCTGCTACCGGATCTTCTATTATTATGGTGATTTTTCGGTGGCCCCCTCCTTCGCACAAAcagtaaaagaaagagaaatagagcagaaggagagaaagTTACCTCAAGCCAAGAAGGGGAAACAGTGAGCAACGAGAAAAGAGATGTTAATTAGGAAAccctcagacaggaagtgtgcaCCTTCTGAGAAAACATGTGGCCTCACCACATCTTACAGAGCTAGAAATACAGCAAATATAGTATGTAGGTATACCCCCATCTGAATCTCACATTCATGTTATgcaaacataaagaaaaataaggaaTTGTTAATCAGACGTCTTTCCATCACCTGCAGGAAACTGAAACCTCGCTTTATACCAGGGTTGTAGAAGGTGATCTCGGGATGGATGATGTTCAGTGCTGATGTCTTTTTGACTTGTTTTCCCATTaatgtattactttttattactgacaccaacacacacacgtacgcacacacagacagatcaACTGACTggcatttaagaaaaaaaatatcagtTTCAAATATTTCAAACAGTGTTAGGAAGAACAGGCCTAATGTAATTTAGGcccatttataaaaaaaatctaaataaaatgtttcttaTTTAAGTGGAATGTGTAGTTTGAGCCAAGGCTAAAATAGCACCATCAACATCTTGGATTCTTTGCATAGCAcatttacacggacatggcGTCAGTAGGGGGAAAGACGAGAGGGAGCTGCATTTCCTGCAACACTActttatacatgttttatttcaattcaaCATTTCTAATTCAATACAACAtaactaacacacaaacagacggaAGGTAGCCATTTGAAGCTAGTGTCACATGACCTACACAAGTTAAGTTGTCTTACCGTTCCTGAGTTTCTGATTGAACCCTGTGTCAGAAAACGAACGAGTGTGTCCTCTGGGCCCCCGGCCCAGCTCCCTCTGGCCCTCTGAGAAAGATGAGCTTCTGGGTGGAGGCGGAGCTATGGAACTCCGTTGCAGGGACTGGTCCTGGGTGATGCCCTGCTCACTGCTGTGGTTGGAGCTTAGGGAGTCACAGCGGCTGCGTTGACCCAGGTTACCAATAGCCAGGTACTCTGGACCGTCGTCATAGTCGCCCTCACCAGAGTCCCCAGCCTCAGGCTGAAGGGAGGTGGACGTGGGGGACTCTGTGAGCGAGATACATGGGACCAAGGCGGAGCCAGGAGGGGGTGTCACGCCCCGCTCACTCTCCCCCCgcctagacacacacacccagggaGCTCCCAGGCTGCTGGCTGGAGAGGTAGTGTCTGCAACAGAACAGGTGGATAATGTGAGATGGATCGAGACACTAAGCCACAGGCCTGCATCTGTTTCTTCCCTTTCACAAGCTTACAGATtggttttattaattcattaaagtAGTAGGAGTTTGAGGCTgttcaaagacattttttttaaactgaccACAAACAATCAGGCCTCTGTGTGGCAGTCCTATTTACATACAAACTGTACTGCATTGATAGTCCCATTCCCCAATCCCACCCCCACTTATCCTGTATATATTGActgcagaatttttttttttttaatttgctttacTCAATATTCAATGACGAAAATCCAAAAACCAAAGCAATAAGTCTCGTCAAACACAACACCCTTTGCTGAGATCTGCCTAAAAATGTATGTCCCCAAAATCGATCACAAACCCAAATGTGGCAAAACAAAAGAGTTCCATATTTTAACTCCCATGACCCAAAATGGCTCCATTAATCTCTCGtcagaaatacacatttcccACTTCAGTGAACATCCTAGCAAGTACTACTGCTTCCTAACTATCCTTGTTTTCAATGCATCAAAAAAGGATGATTCTGAAATGCCTTACATTGACCTTTTTGTAAAAGCAATAAACAGACAAAGATACAAGACAAGTGAAACTCAGACAGATTAAGTTATTACTACAGCATTCTTATTTGAGCCTGATGAAAACAGTCAGTGTGCATCTTTAAGCATTCAGCTCAATCAGAGGAaattacacattaaaagcatAACATGAACAAATCCACAAACCCCTTTAAAAACAACTCCACCGGTCACCATTTGCTCACTTGTGCTGTTGCTGTTTTGGGATCCGTCTCCCGTAGTGTTCCCAGAGTTGTGGCTGGTGGCCACGGCTTCTCTGAGGGAGCAGTTGGAGGTGGTGAGTCTGCGATTTAGAGATTCTCCTCTGGGAGCCGAGTCAGCGTTCCTCCAAACACCTCCAACCCCAGgcaacacacacaggctctgGCTCTTTAAAAGGCCCATACATGGTGGGCCCTTCAGAGGGGAGAGCTATGGggtgaaaagaaaatagaagaagGTAAGGCCTTGTCCGAAATGTCCTCCTGAAAGTTTTTGACTGGCCATACAAACAGGAAGCTGATTTGTATGGCTGAGTCCAAAATAAGTTTCTTGCATAATGACATGATGTGATAAAACATAATGCATGAAAACCGTGACATAACACAATGTGAACCGAGACAACCGTAGAAATACCGCCCACCCCCCGATAATGAACAAAAGcttaacaacaaaataaaaatagataaatgCATCAAAGTAAACTGATTTTATTGAGGTAATTTCACAAGACCCACCCCGAAAGTATCTACTTGGGCCAGCAGTTTGGGGTTATTCTGCTCCACAGCTTCCAGACACTGGAACATGGCGGTCACATGGGGCTCGCTCAGAAGAAAGGCATCATCTGGaaggcagagacagacagaccgagaTAAGGAGAAAGAAACCGAGAGAGCGAAGGAGATAAGATAATGACAGAGATCATTTATTAATGAAGTGAAAACAGaaagggaaaagggaaagaaaatagAGAAAGTCATACAGAAGAACAGGAAGTCCaacaaaaatgtgttaattagcTTCATACTTTAGTTTACACTTCACATCAATGTCGTCTGTATTAAACTGGACCTCGTGACCATTATAACTCACCATTATAGTATTTTCGTGTATGCCCCAGATGCCGGAGCAGAGGTCGTAGCTGAGCCGACAGCAAGTGAACCTGTAAGCTGTGAAGGAGCCAGCGCTCAGCCTTGTAGCTCTCACCAGCCCTCTGCATCCCGCTGCTCAGTACCGGCTCCAGATGACTGAACTGTGgatggggaggggaggagaggagaggagaaacagGAGCATATTGTGAGGGGAGCGATATATGGTAAATCGTGCAAACAACAATGTGACACGACAATCACTATTTTACTGAGTTTAAGCAACGCATTTTTCATTGTTTATCTTctcatttgttatttttctgtcCAAGCTGTTTGTTGATTTAACAGCATGACAACCAGTATCATCGGGATCTTGTTGCAAGTCTTGTACTATTTACACCAAACAtactgttgtttgtttacagcccAGTTAGTATGATACTGCATCTATTTACTGTGCCACACTTGACAGAGGGGACTGTTCTCCACAACACAAAACAGACTCTGCTGAAGGCTTTCCATGAAACTAAAAACTTGGCAGGCTGGCTCTCAAATTCACCACCTATTGTCACTGTACAAAAGCTATACAACTAACAGCTCAATGAGGGTTAGTTTCCTGCCACAGTGGCTGGtggagcaaacaaacaaaattgaTAACAGTGAATTAAATGCATAGGCACATCCTTTGATGTGTGATAATAAGAATGAAAAGTTCTCAAAAATTACAACATCTTTTTTAGCTTTTGAAACAAACCAAGCAACAAGGGGACTCGTGATTGTGAGATAGATCAAACAGATAAAAAACAGGGTAGAAGCCTGTGTGGTAACAGTGTTAAAATAAATTATCGACTCAGTCAGGTTAGCAAGTTTtgtcattgatttattttctctttatgtTCATGTGCAACACTAGTGATCCTACAATACTTATTATATAGTTTTAATTACAATTTCCCATGctcacactctcctcctcaAGAGTAATTTCTTATCAGTACAGCCATAATTGATGATACAGATTGCTAAACAGTGACAATTAGTTATTCAGTTAACAGGAACTGTGTTAAGTGGGGAGTGCCACATTCCATATTTTCACATTACCAAATCTTTCTGGgaacaaaatgaaaactgtACTGCAAAGTCCACAGTCTCCATATACATACCAGCCTACATGTTGCTGGGAGGATTCATACCTGTTCAACGTGCGAGGCGAGGTGAGGGCTGATGTAGCGAACACACCACACAAACGGCCAATAGTCTCTCTGCTTGTAGTACACCTGCAACAGAAAATCATCATGACCCAGTTATGAAACCAGCTTTGATAAACACAAGAAGCCATTATGGAGGGAGTCTTTCCGATAGTGAATCATTCTCCCATGTAGAGAGGAAGTAAACTGATATGGACaggtaataataatgtaaatacttGCAAAAATGTAAGAAAGCGTACCTTTACATTGGTAAAGCATGCGGTAGAACCTAAGACATCCATTCCTGCTTGCGGGTAAGTGAGAAACTAGAAGGcttacatatacatttaaattactTCTGCAGCTTGGTTGTCAGTGGCATTTGTCTTAACATCTGCAATCAGACTCCCACATAAGAAGAATGTGATATCACAGGTGTACCACGGGTAATGTGGAACATTAAGCAAACTGGTACTGCAGTTTGTTGTCTGATGGTGTAGTATTGTGGGCTCATGGATCACACAATCAATTGCTCCTCCATGTTCAAACACTAGCCTTTATTGCAGATTTTCAGGCCAAAGCTAAATTTCAGAGTTAATCTGTCAGAGCTGGCTGGAAGTCACACATAAAGTAATCTgttcacaacaaaaaaatacaaaagggGGGAGTGGCATCAGTCAGACCTCCTGAGTTCTGACCTGCTCATTCTTTAGCCCATGGCTCAGGATGTTGTTCATGTCCTTGTGCAGCCGTTGCAAGCCGCCATAACGTGACCACACGTTGGGATTGTTGGTGGACACAAGACCCTCCACCGTGGTCTTCAGGCTGGACAGTAGCTTCCATTGCTCCTTACTGTAAGATAAATAGGGCAGCAGGAAGGAGTGAGACAGGGTGAAGAAGGAAGTTTAGGAATGAGGAAGGAGGTAAAGAAGTGCTGGTGTGAGCAGTGTTGTGGCTTAAATTGTCACTGACTTATACCCCAACAGAAaaattacatcaatatttagtagatcctccttttgcagaaataacagcctctaaacgcttcctatagcttccaatgagggtctggattctggttgaaggtatttttgaccaatcttctttacaaaacatctccagttcagtcCGGTTTGATGGTTTTCGAGCATGGACAGCCCGctttaaaacagaccacagaATTTCAATGATATTCAGGTCTGGGGCCTGAGATGTCCATTCCAGAACGTTGTACTTGTTCCTCTGCATGAATGCTTTGGTAGAATTTGAGCGGTGTTTAGGGTCGTTGTCTTGTTGAAGTATCCAGCCCCGGCGCAACTTCAACTTTGTCACTGATTCTTGAACATTGTTCGCAAGAATCTACTGATACTGACTGGAATCCATGCGACcttcaactttaacaagattgccagtacctgcactggccacacagccccacagcatgatggaacCACCACCACATTTAACTGTGGGTAGCAAGTGTTGTGTTCTTCTTCCGCCATGCATACCGCCCCTTGTTATGTCCAAATAACTCAATTTTAGTTTCATCAGTCCACAgcaccttattccaaaatgaagctggcttgtccaaatgtgctttagcatacctcaagcgactctttttgtggcatgggcgcagaaaaggcttctgccgcattactctcccatacagcatctccttgtgcaaagtgcgctgaatagttgaacgatgcacagtgacaccatctgcagcaagatcatgttgtaggtctttggaGCTGGTCTGTGGGTTGAGTTTGACTGTTCTCACCATCCTTCGCCTCTGCTTATCTGAGATTGTTCTTGGCCTGCCACTACAggccttaactagaactatgcctgtggtcttccatttcctcactatgttcctcacagtggaaactgacagctgaaatcGCTGAGCTAGCTTTTTGTATCCTTCCCCTAAACCATGATGttgaacaatctttgttttcaggtcatttgacagttgttttgaggctcccatgttgccagtcttcagagaagatgcaaagaggagaactggcaactggccaccttaaatacactctcatgattggcttcacctgtgtatgtaggtcaagggtcaatgagcttaccaaacaaatttggtgttccaataattagtgctaaaggtattcaaataaataaaacaacaagggtgcccaaatttatgcacctgcctacttttgtttaagtaattattgcacactttctgtaaatcctataaacttaatttcactgtgtttgtctgctatatgatatatttaattgaaattgctgttccgaacaaccaatgatacataaaggaaaatcttgaaaatgatcaggggtgcccaaactttttcataccactgtatgGAGTCACTTTATCTAGGACACAGCAATGGAAAGCTGTTGCTCTAAAAGTGTTGGATAGAAAACATCATATCAGGTCACATTCAGTAAGAGCGATAAAGCACTGGCTCATGTCCAGGACATCCTCTTTTCCCCCTTTAGTCAGCAGTCTAACTGAATGCTATTGAGAACATAACTGCAGCAACAGGACAAATAAATCTGCTGTCAGAAGACAGCAACACTTGAGGGCGTTCTTTGAGTATCGGTTCGTTTAACGTTTAATCTTCTACTTAAATGTTACACTATACTTTAGTAAGTGGTGGATACTTTAATGCATTATAAGATATAAGAATAAGCCAACAAACTTCAGTGATCACATCAAAATTATATCTATTCAAATTTAGGTCAAAAATTGAATCAAGGACAAAAAAAGACCCCTCTGTTTTGTGCAAGATTAATTTAGGCACCGCAGCCGGACTCAATTGAGGATCATCTTTTtcactttctttaaaaaagaaaaacctcacaaacatcatcatcttcctcatcagGCAGAGAGCTGGTTGCAGAAACTGTTGAAAGTAAAGGCTATAAAAACCAATGAATAGCACATTTATGAACACagcaagagcagcagcagcatcacgaGTTCTGCCACCGAGCCAACTAATCAAATAACATCACGTAACATAGAGCGAGGAAGGCTGAAAGTTAGAGAACATTCTCCACATACTGTAAAGCattgtgtagagagagagagagagagagagagagacagagacagagacagagagagcgagagagagagcgtgtgcgtgtgtgcgcgtgtgtgtgtactcacaaTATTGATATCAGAAAGCATTAATGTGCATTTGTTAGACTAAAAAGTCCTTTTAGCGAACTTGTGCAGCATTTCCTGTTAAACTAGCTAACGCTAACTCTTCAATTAATCGTGCTGTCAAGGAACGCGAACCTGTAAACTGTGCATGTGTAAAAGAAACAAGCAGGGAGCGTTagcaacattttacacacaatatatttaatttccaTTAACAGtgtgttaatatattatatatctacGACTATCATTAGCTTCCCACAAACTTAATTTGACAGCTAGCTTCAACCACAACGTAGCACGGCGACAGCTAGCTAACACTGTTAACAACAGGTTGTAGCGGTTAGCTAACATGCGCAAACAAATGTCTCAAACGCAGCCCAACTTTCAGTAATAAGTCAATCAGTTGGTCTTAGACGTGTAGACAAGCCTCGCAGGTAGCTCCTGTGGTTCGCTTCTAACCTAACATTAGTTGTCCAACACTGACATGTCAGGCTAGCATATCTTTAGCCAACTACTGAGCTGTCCAACTTGGTAACAGCGGTTCCGTTCAGGTGAGTCTCTGTTCAACTGGCCGACATTGGTGAATTAACGTTAGCTACCTGGTTCTCGGTGATAGAGTTTctagaatatttatttatacgaCCACGGTCACTCTTGGCACAGCTAGCAGAGTAACCATCCCATGTTGTCACTCACCGGCGCTCTTCCGCCTCTCCCTCCGCCGATATCTCCATGTCATCCGGAAGGAATCGAGTACCGTAAAAAGCCGCCAGCTTTCCCCGATGACTCCAATATCTTCTTCCGTACAACAGCCGTTACCGCGGTAGATACCGTAGCTTGGAGCAATTACACGGACTTCCAGTCCTCCGCCATCGCTGTACCCCGCCTGTCCGAGCTGTGAATCAAAACAGTGAAGGCCGCATGACCAGCTGTCATCAGCGACTGGGCGGGGAAGTCCTCCGCCCCGCCCACTGTGTATATGATAGCCATGCTTTTGCTCCGGAATAAGACCGTAGCTCATTTTCCTCCCGTTGTTGTGGCAGTGTGCCAACGGGTTAACAGCTGCGACATGTAAACATAAAGGATGAAGCGCTCTGAAGTGgctgttaaaagaaaaagagacacatgactGCTCAATGGAATTACACCGCCACCTGCTGTCCGTAAATGCCATCGTACTTATGACTGCTGCCCCCTGTTTGAACTCGTATTTACAGtataataatgattcattgattACATTCCTTCTCTCGTTCCCTTCTGATCCccgactgtatatatataacaatgcCAGTCATTATAAACTCTTGTTGTCCAGCAAAACATTAGAAGAGATCCCAAAGTCTTAAAATATGTCTTTAATTTAGGAGAGAGGGGGtataacatcaacaacaacacctaaAATACGATGAACATTTACTGATGTGAAGAGGGGGAAATTCAGACAGACATAACTGCAGATAAATAGGGAaagtaaacataataataagaGTTGTTGCctataaaagttttaaaaaaggaatataaattttggaaaagaaaatatacacaataaatTAAAGACAAAAGCAGCAGAGTCAGCACATCTAGTATATGTAAACACTGTATACCaaactaatatataatatgatgtGATTAAGTAATGACATTTAGTGTTTGTCTATATTGTCACGTATTGAACATTGTCACAAACGTTGTATACCTTCAGTGAAGAGCAAAAACAAGACGATCCACAACACATATGTTATGCCGTTATACCGTCATACAGAGAATAAAACTTAAAACCTACTAGGAGAAATACTGTCAGGCAAAAGGTAAGGTATAACATTTACTCAAACttcaaataaaatcaacaatGTAACCTTGACCTGACATTGTGGACATACCTTTGAAATAAAGTAGCCTACAAATAAACAACCTTTTGTTATGTTGCTTATGTTTTTTGTTGgaggacattttgacttgtcatggCAAGTAAAGAACAGGTGTTACAGCATTAATGATGGCTGTGTTACATTCAGACACCAGTCAGCAGTGGGTGAGCCATCATTGCACAATAGCAATACCCGCCTCCTGTTTTTTATATAAACATACCCACAGGATGGCACCACAGTCTTGAATCGTCTGTTAATTCTATGAATCAGTTGCATCACTTGATGGCAGTGGCGAGTCAAGAGAGCTACATTGTGAAACAGTCAATCTCAGCCCGTCATAGCTGGGTGTGGTGGCGGAGGACAGAATGGTGAGTAATTGTACTTGCAAAATACATGCTGAGGCAAGAGAAGTATCACTAGAGAACATGTTGCCAAGAGGATATTATCTCTGAACATATGTATTCTCTGAAAATATGTTCGAACCCTTATGAGTGCAGTTCAGTGCAAGTGCAATAGTATGACGTTTTTAAAGGGCATTACTAAAATCCTTATAGCAAGTTTTTATCTTTATGTATTAAAATCTCATAATACCTGTGTAATAATTATTCAGATAGTTATATCACTATGTATAAATACTTATACGAATAAAAAtccttcatttaaaaatgtactcAAGTTATGTAAAGAAATAGTGTCATCAATTATCAAAAGTAGAATACTGATTTTGCAGAATAGACTTTTTCAGAATGTTATTTTATAATCTGATTACTGCGTTTCTGTTATTGATGTATTGGGCAGGTGGATGTTGGCAAATACGTTTCAAGATAAAGCTAATTAATTAAACAAGTAACTGTTTCTAGTCTTGAAGGTACTCAAAACTTCAAAATTGTACTTCATAAGTGTGGATGATATACACAATATACTCCTGTGAACGTATTTAAAATGGGAGTGAGGACATGTCGGGACATGTTGATAATTAGGTCACAGGGAGAGGACATTTCAGATTGAACCCTTCATTCAAGGTCTTGCCTTGACTGACCTGTATTTGCTCACTGTGATGTGGAAATCACTCCCTGCTCTCACTCACAACTCTGCGTCAGCTGTGACTCAGAGCTGTAACCGGCTCTGGCATGAAGGCACATGATCCCCTGGAAGGAGGTGAGTCAGAATGGACACATTGACACAGAGCCCGGTCGAGCCGGTTGTGGTTCTTTAATGTTATATCTGCATATAGATTGCTGATGTGGTTTTGTCCCATGCAACAAGAAAGTCTGAAGTGCATTCAAAGGGTTTAGCAGACCGGTAGCAGGTAGCAGATCCAACACTTGAGAAAGACGTGTGgtgcagaaaacacaaagaaaatactttatttGGCCTAAATGGTGAATTTCTGTCCTACACATTCTATCATTGAGTATCACATGTTTCTGTTGTCTCTTCTGGTCGTGGTATACAACACAATGCCACATCATTGGTTGATGTTCAACTGAGAGAACAAGCTTTCTAGATGTTTGACATGATCAAAACAAAAGGACATGCAGAAATCAAGTCAGATAGAAAAATAGAAGTGCCAATACACCTTTCTTTGAATCTACTTATCAAATGATGTGTAACTTTGAAAACTCTAAAGGGGAATTTAATTCTCATAGTggcattttgttattttacagcAATTTGTAACTAAGATTACAGATTAAAATGTTCAGGAGGAGCGTGACATGCAGTTTATGAAGACAGcggccaggagagagaaagaaagcataCTTTAATGGCTAAGTAAGTCAGGCTTGGC from Cyclopterus lumpus isolate fCycLum1 chromosome 4, fCycLum1.pri, whole genome shotgun sequence includes the following:
- the rubcn gene encoding run domain Beclin-1-interacting and cysteine-rich domain-containing protein isoform X1; protein product: MEISAEGEAEERRKEQWKLLSSLKTTVEGLVSTNNPNVWSRYGGLQRLHKDMNNILSHGLKNEQVYYKQRDYWPFVWCVRYISPHLASHVEQFSHLEPVLSSGMQRAGESYKAERWLLHSLQVHLLSAQLRPLLRHLGHTRKYYNDDAFLLSEPHVTAMFQCLEAVEQNNPKLLAQVDTFGLSPLKGPPCMGLLKSQSLCVLPGVGGVWRNADSAPRGESLNRRLTTSNCSLREAVATSHNSGNTTGDGSQNSNSTNTTSPASSLGAPWVCVSRRGESERGVTPPPGSALVPCISLTESPTSTSLQPEAGDSGEGDYDDGPEYLAIGNLGQRSRCDSLSSNHSSEQGITQDQSLQRSSIAPPPPRSSSFSEGQRELGRGPRGHTRSFSDTGFNQKLRNESAGDDCCIKNYSPFSPQCKDASSPSSLYMESHGSQYNSVPDGMFRKPSEGQSLISYLSEQDFGSCADLEKENAHFSISESLIAAIELMKYNMRRQEEGEEEVDSDCEIQQLKQKIRLRRQQIRRSRLPPCADPQHIFHSTDSGGSRRSSQDSCQGLSDSGSAEEVEECELRDGCEGQSLLAVSQNGLSLSLASLFSDADIKRSVSSSGRSLLSSESISPSFLHSNSAESVAMGLLRQFEGMQLPAASELDWLVPEHDAPQKLLPIPDSLPISPDDGEHADIYKLRIRVRGNLEWAPPRPQIIFNIHSTPKRKIDVAKQNYRCAGCGTRIDPDYIKRLRYCEYLGRYFCQCCHENAQAVVPARVLRKWDFSKYYVSNFARDLLSKIAGDPLFNPNDINSGLYKKIKALEAVRVLRVQLFHMKNLFKTCRFAKEVLDQFDSLPGHLTEDLHLFSLSDLTAVRNGELAPRMKVLLKLGTLHAAGCVLCQAKGFVCEFCSNDKDIIFPFQLNKCQRCEECHACYHRSCFRTGKDCPRCQRLAERRERMARKNMEEQEDEGGGP
- the rubcn gene encoding run domain Beclin-1-interacting and cysteine-rich domain-containing protein isoform X2, which produces MEISAEGEAEERRKEQWKLLSSLKTTVEGLVSTNNPNVWSRYGGLQRLHKDMNNILSHGLKNEQVYYKQRDYWPFVWCVRYISPHLASHVEQFSHLEPVLSSGMQRAGESYKAERWLLHSLQVHLLSAQLRPLLRHLGHTRKYYNDDAFLLSEPHVTAMFQCLEAVEQNNPKLLAQVDTFGLSPLKGPPCMGLLKSQSLCVLPGVGGVWRNADSAPRGESLNRRLTTSNCSLREAVATSHNSGNTTGDGSQNSNSTNTTSPASSLGAPWVCVSRRGESERGVTPPPGSALVPCISLTESPTSTSLQPEAGDSGEGDYDDGPEYLAIGNLGQRSRCDSLSSNHSSEQGITQDQSLQRSSIAPPPPRSSSFSEGQRELGRGPRGHTRSFSDTGFNQKLRNESAGDDCCIKNYSPFSPQCKDASSPSSLYMESHGSQYNSVPDGMFRKPSEGQSLISYLSEQDFGSCADLEKENAHFSISESLIAAIELMKYNMRRQEEGEEEVDSDCEIQQLKQKIRLRRQQIRRSRLPPCADPQHIFHSTDSGGSRRSSQDSCQGLSDSGSAEEVEECELRDADIKRSVSSSGRSLLSSESISPSFLHSNSAESVAMGLLRQFEGMQLPAASELDWLVPEHDAPQKLLPIPDSLPISPDDGEHADIYKLRIRVRGNLEWAPPRPQIIFNIHSTPKRKIDVAKQNYRCAGCGTRIDPDYIKRLRYCEYLGRYFCQCCHENAQAVVPARVLRKWDFSKYYVSNFARDLLSKIAGDPLFNPNDINSGLYKKIKALEAVRVLRVQLFHMKNLFKTCRFAKEVLDQFDSLPGHLTEDLHLFSLSDLTAVRNGELAPRMKVLLKLGTLHAAGCVLCQAKGFVCEFCSNDKDIIFPFQLNKCQRCEECHACYHRSCFRTGKDCPRCQRLAERRERMARKNMEEQEDEGGGP